GCCCTTTGTAGATACTTATTGGTTTCATTTTGAGTTTCTTTGAATTGTTCCCTATATTTGCTGGGGGTGAGTCCTGTGGTTTTCTTGAATACTTTACTGAAATAGTTGGCTTCGTTGAAGCCTAGGGCATAGGCAATGCTGCATAGAGAGTGGTCGGTGGTAGTGATCATTTCTTTGGCTTGGTTTATTTTTCTTTGGGTAATGTAATCAACAAAGTTTATTCCCACTTGGGCTTTGAATAATTTGCTGAAATAGTGGGGAGATATGTTCATGTAGGTTGCTACTTTTTCTAGGGTGAGATTGTGGGTGAGTTTTTTTTCTATATATTGTAGGGCATAGTCCATTTCCTTTGGATACTTGACTCGTTTTTCTTCAATGATGACTTGAAAGATTTCTTCAAAGATAAGGTCTAGGATTTGGAGATATTGTTCCTGGGACATGATATTTTTTAGTCTCCTCTTTACTTCTTCCTGTAATTGTTTATCTACATCTATACCAAAGCCATTGGCAATGGAGGATAGAGTGATGAGAATATCCTTGAGAATAGTATGGGCTTCTTCTGCACTTTGAAACTTTGTATGGTGTAGTTCTTTGAGATTTTCCTTGGCTTTGATATAGTCTCCTTGCAGAAAATTTCTTTTGAGTTTTTCTTTTATGTCTGTGGGATTGGAATCCTGCTTTAGGATATTTTTATAAGAAATTTTACTCACTATATTTTCTAGGGCTTCGTAGATGAGTTTTGGTCGGGTGGGCTTAAGTAAATAATCGTCTATATTGTATTTAATGGCACTTTGGGCGAGTTCAAAGTCATTATAGGCTGTGATAATAATAATGGCGATGGCAGGATTGATTTCTTTTATTCGCCGAGAGGCTTCCATGCCCCCTAGCTTGGGCATTTTTATGTCCATAAAAATAATATCTACCTCATGTTCTTTTACAAACTCTATGGCATCCATGCCGTTGTCCACTTCTCCAATAATGGTGTATTGTTGGGCCTTGGAAGATAAAATCATTTTCAATGCTTCTCTTTCTAAATATTCATCTTCTACCAATAAAATTCTTTTCACACTTTCTCACCTACCTCGGTATTTTTATCGTTACCTTGGTGCCTTTCCCTGGGATAGAATTTATCTTTAGTCTGTAGTCCGGTCCAAATTGATGAATTAGCCTTTTGTCAGCATTGATGAGTCCTATTCCGTTGGATAGTTCATCCTGATTGTCCACATATTTTCCCTGTAAGATTTGGTCAATCTTACTTTGTTCAATGCCTACACCATTATCCTCTACGGTCAAAAGGATGTCTTCTTCCAGCTCCTGAGCTGTAATGTGGATATATCCCCTATCCCTGGAAAATATTCCATGATCTATAGAATTGCATACAATGGGTTGGAGGATCATAAAGGGCATCTTTAGGTTATAAAATTTTTCATCCACATTAATGCTAAATTTAAGCTTATGTCCCATTCTTATTTGCTGAATTTTTAAATATTTCAGGACATAGGACAGCTCTTGTTCTACGGATACCATGTAATTTACTTCATTTTTAATGGTATATCGCAGCATATCTGCTAGAAAAAATATGACTTCTGTGGTCTTTTCTGCTCCCTCCATCATGGAGAGATTGCTAATGGTGTTTAGGGTGTTAAATAAGAAATGAGGATTTATCTGGGATTTGAGGATTTTAATTTCTGCATCCTTTAGGTTTTTCTCTAATTCTATACGGGCTTTCATTTCTGCAATGAGTTTATTGTTTTTTTCGTTAAGCTGTTGCTGAGCATATTGGGCGATTCCGCTTTTCACCACATAGTTTCCAAAGATAAAAAGTAACTGAGCAGCGGATTCTAATTCTTCTTCTGTAATCTTTGCAATATCTTTTAAAAGCTCTTTCAGCTCTGGAGTATTTAGATGGTCTTTCATTTCCTCAGACACCCCGGGTACGCTTGTACTATATTTATTCTCGGTTCCTTGTAGCTTTACCTGCCCCGCTAGGATGGATCCTAAAAATTGCCCTTCAAATATGATAGGCACTGCCATATCATAGAGTCCTGAATGGCATCTGTATATATGGGGCTTACCTGTACGAGCAGATTGGAGACCTCCAAAGGCATCGGATTGATAGCAGATGTCTCTACATATTCCTTTTTCCCTAAATTTCATGCAATAGTTTGTAAAATTGCTATATTTTGTAATGGGTTCTCCCCGAAAATCTACTGTAACTGCCGCTAATTTTGTCACTTGGGAAAAACTATCTTGAATGTCCTGTAAATCCTGTACATCGATAATGTCTTTCAGGCTTAAAACTCTCATCATAATTCCCCCATGAAAAAAGTTATCTATACCTCTATCTTATAAATAACTTTATCATTTCATGACTAAATTTTGAAGAGGTATTGTAAATTATTATCAGGTAGGGGTGAGAAAGTGTCAGAAAAATAAGGGAAAAGCAGCTTAAGGAAAATATAAATATTTCCCTAAGCTGCTAGATGATGTTTTTCCGCTATGACAAAGAGCTTATTGGGCTTATATTATTAATTTCTGTCGCTAACAGGATGGCCATTTCTTTTTTATAATCTACAAGGGAGGACTCCAATGTGCTTTCCTTGTACTCAATCCATATTCCAGAAATCTACTTCCCCCACTGTAACGCCTCTTACCCAATCTTCTTCTTTTAATTTCAAAATTTCTTTACTGGGGCCTGTCACTACCATCCCATAAATCTTGACTCCATTTTTTTGAACATAAGAAATAATCTCATCTAAATTATGCATGGTAAATGGGGCTACTCTCTGGGATATTTTGGGATATTTTTGGAGATATTTTAGAACTCTTAAAAAGTTTTCATTTCTCAATTTTCCGTCTCCATAGTCATCTATATTAGGGGCAGATTTTAATTCTGTGGTGGCTTTACTTCCTAAAAACCCTTTTTCTACTTCCTTACTCTCTAACCTATAGTCTTCTTCCAACCACATGGGATGATGGGGGAAACCAATGGGTTGGGCAAATACATCTCCATCAGGCCTTTTAATATCCACTCCTAACCATAATAACTGTAAGTTTTTCCCTAAAAACTTTTTCAAAGCTTCTTCCGTTGGGTATGCTCTATCAAAGACCACAAAAGCCTCCGCTACAGTTCCCTCAGGAATTTTTTCTAAGCGCTCCCATTGGGATACATATCTTTCTTCTGAAGGATCAAAGGAGATTAGCGGGTGGTCATCATCAGAGTAAAGCTTTATAGGCTCTATACTTAGGGCATTGAATAAAAAACTGCCTTCTATATCTCCTATTTTTTTCTCCCTATCTCCTATACGCTTTTGTAAATTCCCCTTTATCCCAGTAGTAAAAAAAGGTCTTACTTCCATACCAGAGCCCTCCATTCTTGCATTGGGATAAGTGGTGGCTATAGAAAATTGGACAATCTCCCTATACCTTTCTATTCTTGGAGGGGTTCCTGACAAATAGTAAAAAGATGACACGATACTGGATATCACCGTAATTACTATCAAAATTGCAAGAGCAGTTAAGGCATTGTGAAATCTTGCTTTCCACTTTCCCTTTATAAGAGCTTTTCTATATTTTTTGTCCTCTAGGACATTTTTTCTAGGGATTTCCCTAGAATCATCCACTTCTCTTTCTATCCATTCCTGATATTTTTCCAGCCGATCAAGTTCCCTTTCCACTTCTTCCTTTTCTTCTGGATTTAAGGTTCCCTCCATATATTGTTTTAATTTTTCTTCAAAATCATCTCTCATCTTTACCCCTTCCTTTCATTTTTTCCCGAATAGCTTGCCGTGCTCTAAATACCAATACTTTATAATAGGACAAGCTAATTCTCATTTTCTCCGCTCCTTCTTTGTAAGATAATTCTTCAAAATCACAGAAATGGATAGCCTGCCTCTGTCTGATAGGTAGGGTCTTTATGATGCTTTCTATTTCTCCCAAATTTTCTTTGGCTAAATATTCCTGCTCTATATTGGTGTTTCCCTCCACTTGGTGAAAAAACAAATCTTCTCTTGGGATACTTCTTTTGTTTTTCCTCAAATAGTCTATATAAGCATTGTGGGCAATAGTAAAAAGCCAGCTTTTCACTCTTTCCTTAGGACAGCTTTCAAAATGTAGATAGGCCTTATAAAAGGTATCTTGCAGAATATCCTCTACAATGTATTTATCCTTGCATAGGGATAGGAGGTAATAATGAAGATCATTTATATAAAGTTTATAAATATCATCCAATGAATTTTCCCTCAATGTTCTTACCTCCTCTATAAATAAGACGTTTAAAAGGTCAAAAAGTTACAACTATATCCTGTTTTCTATCATTGGTGCAAATTTGAGTGCGTATTTATTATGCTTTTTATCTATCCTAGTATACTAGAGTATCAATTGGAGTTGGTCATATAAAAAAAACGGCTTAAGCCGTTTTTCTATCCCTTTATGCCCTCATAGGGAGGTAGGATATCAAAATCTACTGCATCATATTTCCTTAGTTCTTCTAGGGCTTGGGTTCCATATTCCTTTTCAAATCTTTCCAAAGCCCTTTGGAAAGCTTCCTCCCCTTTTTTCCCTAGGTGGGTTTCAACCTCTTCCTTTATGGTTTTATAAAGATGTCCCATGTGATAGGCCCAAGGCATCTTTGCCCTCTTGCCTAATTTCTTTTTTCTCTCCTCTAAAACCTTCTTTTCCTCAGGGGACATCTTCCCTTCTCTAAACCAGAAATCACAAATCCTAGCTCCCTGGGGACGAATACCCTTGACTTCAAACAATATATTTTCGTTGAATCCTTTAACCAAATAAGTATCAATATCCTCACAATATAAGGGAGCATATTCTAACTCTTGTCCTTCCTGCCAGGCCAAAAACCAAGGACATTGATGTCCTTCCATAGGAACATCACGGCTACTTTCTGGAAAGCGAAAATCCAACTTCCCCGTAGTATCCTCCCATTCTCCATAGGCAATATAATTTAAAGGAGTAAGTTCAAATCCATCGGCCTGTGCCCTCAGGGCCATCCTATGGCCTCTTTGAAAACCATATCTCTTTACTGCATCCTTGACTACCTTTTCCCCTTCTCTTCCAAAGGACAATGCCATTTCTTTGGCAATAAAGGAAAATAACCTTGCATGATGGGTAGGAGAAAATACAACTTCCTGTTTATTTATCATTATCTCACCCTCCTCTAAGATAAGGGAAGTATCCCTTTATTTTGAAATAGGAAAGTTCGTCTTGCTGGCAAGGGACCAAACTTTCCTATTTCACTAGGGCGGCGGTAGCCGCTTTCTTGTGCAACGAAGATCCATAAAATCGTTATGCTTTTCCTTA
The Irregularibacter muris DNA segment above includes these coding regions:
- a CDS encoding response regulator transcription factor, which produces MKRILLVEDEYLEREALKMILSSKAQQYTIIGEVDNGMDAIEFVKEHEVDIIFMDIKMPKLGGMEASRRIKEINPAIAIIIITAYNDFELAQSAIKYNIDDYLLKPTRPKLIYEALENIVSKISYKNILKQDSNPTDIKEKLKRNFLQGDYIKAKENLKELHHTKFQSAEEAHTILKDILITLSSIANGFGIDVDKQLQEEVKRRLKNIMSQEQYLQILDLIFEEIFQVIIEEKRVKYPKEMDYALQYIEKKLTHNLTLEKVATYMNISPHYFSKLFKAQVGINFVDYITQRKINQAKEMITTTDHSLCSIAYALGFNEANYFSKVFKKTTGLTPSKYREQFKETQNETNKYLQRATPQIYGKWIV
- a CDS encoding sensor histidine kinase, whose product is MRVLSLKDIIDVQDLQDIQDSFSQVTKLAAVTVDFRGEPITKYSNFTNYCMKFREKGICRDICYQSDAFGGLQSARTGKPHIYRCHSGLYDMAVPIIFEGQFLGSILAGQVKLQGTENKYSTSVPGVSEEMKDHLNTPELKELLKDIAKITEEELESAAQLLFIFGNYVVKSGIAQYAQQQLNEKNNKLIAEMKARIELEKNLKDAEIKILKSQINPHFLFNTLNTISNLSMMEGAEKTTEVIFFLADMLRYTIKNEVNYMVSVEQELSYVLKYLKIQQIRMGHKLKFSINVDEKFYNLKMPFMILQPIVCNSIDHGIFSRDRGYIHITAQELEEDILLTVEDNGVGIEQSKIDQILQGKYVDNQDELSNGIGLINADKRLIHQFGPDYRLKINSIPGKGTKVTIKIPR
- a CDS encoding anti-sigma factor gives rise to the protein MRDDFEEKLKQYMEGTLNPEEKEEVERELDRLEKYQEWIEREVDDSREIPRKNVLEDKKYRKALIKGKWKARFHNALTALAILIVITVISSIVSSFYYLSGTPPRIERYREIVQFSIATTYPNARMEGSGMEVRPFFTTGIKGNLQKRIGDREKKIGDIEGSFLFNALSIEPIKLYSDDDHPLISFDPSEERYVSQWERLEKIPEGTVAEAFVVFDRAYPTEEALKKFLGKNLQLLWLGVDIKRPDGDVFAQPIGFPHHPMWLEEDYRLESKEVEKGFLGSKATTELKSAPNIDDYGDGKLRNENFLRVLKYLQKYPKISQRVAPFTMHNLDEIISYVQKNGVKIYGMVVTGPSKEILKLKEEDWVRGVTVGEVDFWNMD
- a CDS encoding RNA polymerase sigma factor, whose amino-acid sequence is MRENSLDDIYKLYINDLHYYLLSLCKDKYIVEDILQDTFYKAYLHFESCPKERVKSWLFTIAHNAYIDYLRKNKRSIPREDLFFHQVEGNTNIEQEYLAKENLGEIESIIKTLPIRQRQAIHFCDFEELSYKEGAEKMRISLSYYKVLVFRARQAIREKMKGRGKDER
- a CDS encoding L-2-amino-thiazoline-4-carboxylic acid hydrolase, giving the protein MINKQEVVFSPTHHARLFSFIAKEMALSFGREGEKVVKDAVKRYGFQRGHRMALRAQADGFELTPLNYIAYGEWEDTTGKLDFRFPESSRDVPMEGHQCPWFLAWQEGQELEYAPLYCEDIDTYLVKGFNENILFEVKGIRPQGARICDFWFREGKMSPEEKKVLEERKKKLGKRAKMPWAYHMGHLYKTIKEEVETHLGKKGEEAFQRALERFEKEYGTQALEELRKYDAVDFDILPPYEGIKG